CAAACCCGGCGAAACCATCCGCATCGGCGACGACATCGTGGTCACCATCAGTCAATTAAAGGGTGGTCGAGTTCGCATCGGCATTGACGCACCGCCTGAGATGGGGATCCGTCGCGGCGAGTTAGAGCTGCGGGACGAGAAGGACGAAATGCCGGCCGCGATTCCGTTCTATTCGCACGTTGGATCGCATCACGAGAAATCGTATGTCGGCTAGTTTCGGCCGAAGCAGAGCCGCTGTCGAACCTGTTGCATCACCAAGCCGGGTGGTGAGACGCCTATCGTACGCGTTGTGCCGCTTATAGCCGATAATCTCGCTTTAAGTCCTTCGCCAGAAAACCTTTGTCTCTGCTAGCAGCACGTCGATAACTATCCTTGTCGCCACAGCGACTGGATCGACCGACGAGACACCAGCGAGCAGGTATTATGGCAAAGAAGGATACGTTCCGAATTGTGACCCGTGGACAAAATGGTCAGCTGCGGATCAAAGATTACGACAACGCCGAACCGCTGCTGAAAATGCATATTCAAGTCGGCGTCGAAGATTGCAGCACCGATCTAGCGCTGCGAGGAATGCCGATCTTCCGCGGCCTGATTGGCCCGATGCCGGAAGGCAAAAACGTGATTCGTTACGAATCGCCCGACGTCTTTGAATCGCTCACCAAAGAGTGGAGCACGACAAAGACGAAGCGCCGTCGTCGTACGGCGAAACCAGATCACCTGACGTCCGACGCCTCTGCGGACGACGCTACGGCGTAACTCTCCCGATTACCTCCCTGCGGTCATGCGGATCCGTTGCCGCTGATCGCCGATGTGAGCCGATAGCCGGAGAGTAGAGAGGCGCTCTGTCAAACGCGCGACTGGGCGCCGAACGACGACTTCCCCGAGCCTCTCCACTCTCCGGCTGGCTTGCATCGCCTGCAGGTTATGCTTCTCGATCTCCGCCGCTTTGTTGCTCTTCGATATGGCGGAAGAAAACGAGCTTCGATAGTTCGTACTGCGCGCCGTCGACCCCTTGAATCGCCAGACGCCGTTTGAGTTGCGCATAGCGCTCGGTCGAGCCGCCGCAGTGCGCGATCGCGTCACGGAACTGCACCGCGGTGCGCCAAAAATCTCCGCTCGCAGGGGTCAATAACAAGCGATAGGCGGGGGTACCGCCAAATCGTCGGCGGCGATATTCGGCGAGCACTCCTTCTTCGGCCAGACGGGTCTCGACGGCCGTGAAGCGAAGCCCCTCGATATAGGGCGCGACTTCGGCAAGGTGGTCGGCATTGTCGACGCCGACCAGCAAATCGACGACCCCGTCTCGTGCTGGCGCTAGCGGAATCGCCGTTCCACCGACATGCTCGACCGTGGAAATAAGCCCCTCCGCGGCAAAACGCAGGCTCGATTTCATCTGTTCAAAAGCTTGCGGCCAGCGGGGATCATAGGCGTACAAAACAAGTTGGCTCATCGCAGTCGCTCCTTGGACGGTGCTAGCGGCTTGCGGGAAACCCAATTCGCTGGATTACCGCTGAGATCTCTCTAGTCGCGGGGACGATCAAAGGCCTATAATCCGCGACCAGTATGGAATGATTGCTGCGATGGCATCTTAACCGAAATTCGACCAGCAGATGGCGTTTTCTCCCGGACAAGGAGGTCCGACGGCGAGGCGTGCGCGTCAGAATTGTACGCGTCATGTCTATTGCTATGCGCACATCCTCTTCGCCTGGTCGCTGCTTTGCCTAGGAAATTTCGCCGCGGCGCAGACCGTCGGCGATCCGGTCCAGCTTGATTTGCGGATCGCCTGGGGCGGAGGTCCGGTGCAAAGTTGGAGCGGCGACGTTCGCATTTCTTCCGGCAAGATCGCACTAAAGCGGTTGTTGGGAATGGAAGCCGATGAGGCTCGCTCGGTTCGCGAAATCGATGGCGCTATCCAAATCCAACACCGTACCGAGCGCGTTTACGACGGCTTCGATATTGCGGTGACCGCGCCGATCACGGCCCAACTGCAAATTGATATTCACCCGCAATCCGCCGCGCAGCCCCCCCAGGCGATCGTCATCCCGCTGCAGACGTTGCTCGACCGCTCGCATAGCGCCACGCTCGATCAGCAAGGGACGCAACTACTTGTTCGTCGCTCGCCGGGAGACGCGCTGCGGGTCGTGATGGATCGCAAAAATTTGATCTTCGCACCGGGCGAGACTTTCTCGGTTCGCTATCAAGCGAATCAGCCGCAATTGTCGTTTGGCTCGAAGTTGCGCTTGGACCTGCGGCTGAGTCATGCTCGCAAGACCGATGCGATCTGGACGCACAGTGAACCGTATACATCAGATCGCAGCGGCGGGATTGATTTGAAAACGACTTACGCGGTCCCGCTTCCCAAAGAAGAAGGGGTCTACGAACTGACCGCGACGTTGGTCGAAGATCGATTGACCAACTTAGTTTTCTCGGCCAAGCCGCTGCTCGAACGAAGAGTGCAGTTGGTCGTGATTGATCCGCAAAAGGCTGCTGCGGCCGAAGATGGTCCGCTGCGCACGATCGTTGACATTGACCCGGCGAGCCCCGGTTGGTGGCTGCGAATGTCGCGGTTGTCGCAATACAACCCTTGGCGCCGCCAACGCCCGACCGAACTGTTCAATCAGCCGCCGACAACGCGAACTCACCTTGATCGCAAATGGACCGAGCTGACGGTCGACGGTTGGCACGCATTTCCGTTGGCGATTGAAAAAGTGGGTCAGCCGCATGTCTTAGAAATTGAATACCCCAGCGACGTCGCGCAAAGTTTAGGGATCAGCATCATCGAGCCAAACGCGGGAGGATCGATCTCGCCGCTGGGTGTCGATGCGGGACTGGAGAATCGCGGGCTGGTCGGAGGTGAAACGGCGGAGCTGAAAACGCATCGTCTGGTTTTTTGGCCCAAGAGCGCCACGCCGCTGGTCGTGCTGACCAATCGACGCGAAACGGGCGAAGCGGTGTTTGGCCGAATTCGCGTGTTGGCGGGACAAGCCGCCGTCGCGCCGACAAAAAACAAACCGCTGGCCGATGGTCGCTTGGCGATCGCGCATTATGAAAAGCCGTTGTTTGGCTCGTCTTTCTCGGCCACGCAAGATGTCAATCCGGTGTCGCAGCGCAGTCTCGACGACTGGGTCACCTTCTACGAAGGGGGAGATCGCCTGATCCAGTACCTGCAGCACGCAGGCTACAACGGCGCGTCGATCTCGGTGCTAAGCGAAGGTTCGGCCCTGTTTCCGAGTGAGCAGATTCGGACCAATCCCAAGTACGACAAAGGGGCTTACTTCTTGGACGGGCGCGATCCCGTGCAAAAAGATGTGTTGGAAATGTTGTTGCGGCAATTTGATCGAGCCGGAATGACGCTCTTCCCGGCGATCGAATTCAACGCACCGCTAGAATCGCTTGAGAAACTGCGCGAGTCATTGGGCGACGAGCGGCTCGATTTGGTCGATGATCAAGGTCGCGCTGCAATGGATGTCAGCAGTGCAGGAGGGCAGGGCGCCTACTACAATCCGCTGCAGCCTGAAGTTCGCACCGCGATGGAGCAGCTGATCGAAGAACTGGTCGGCCGCTATGGACATCATCCGTCGTTTGGCGGCCTTACGCTGCAACTGAACGCGAACGGCTACGCCCAATTGCCGGGCGCCAAATGGGGAATGGATCGCGCCACGGTCACCCGGTTCTTACAAGAGACGCGCATCGCCAATTCGATCGAAGAATTGGGACAACGCCCTTCTACCGCGATCTTGGCCCAGCATCGTCAAGCGTGGCTCGCCTGGCGTGCCGAACAAATGAGCCAGTTTTACGAAGCTGCGGCGCAAATCGTCCGACGCAAGAAACCAGCAGGCCTGTTGATGCTCGACACGGCAGGCTCTTTCCGCGGCTATGACTGGAATGATCGCTTGGCGCCCAGCTTGCCGCGCAATATGACGTTGGACGGGGCGCTGCTCGAAGCCGGCGTCAGTCGGCAACAACTGCAAGCGAGCGACGCGATCGCGCTGTTGCGGACAGGCTATGTACGACCGGAAGGGGAGCCTGCGAACCAGGGAGCGTATGAGATGATCAACGCTTCGCAGGAAGAGGCCGCCTATAGTCAGCATGTGAACCGCGGCGTATTGGAGTTCCATGTTCCGGCGACCATGCGGCTCGCGAAGTTGGACGAAGCGAACCCGTTTGGGGGCGCCGACAATTTCTCATGGATCGCGGCGGAGTTTGTGGGCGTTGGACGGCAAACGCGGCGTCCGTTGATCGAAGCGCTGGTCGACGTCGATCCGGCGATCTTATTGCGCGGCGGCTGGTCGGTTCCGTTGGGCGAAGAAGCAGTAGTCCGCGACGTGCTGCAAATATTGACCGCTTTGCCGCGGGAACGTTTTGACGACATCGCCTGGTCGACGACCAGCGCCGTACAACCGGTCGTGGCTCGTCGTCTGGTCAAAAATGGGGTCACCTATTGCTACTTCGCCAACGCATCTCCGTGGCCGATTACGCTGAACATGACGGTGCGAAATACGACCGCTGCTGCGGCGGCGCCGCTTGGTGAACCATCGGCCGAAAGCGTTGCGTTGGCCGCTGGGGACGCCGTCTGGTCACTGACGTTGCCGGCCTATGGCTTGGATGCCTTTTCAATTGATACTCCGGGCACGCTGTTTGAATCGGCCGAAGTATTGCTGCCGCCGGCGCTGCTGGCCGCGCTGGATCAAAGCAACAAAGAGTTTTCGTTGCGACTTCGCAGTCTGCGCAGCGTTCCGCCGTTGGCCGTGTTGAAAAACCCCGGCTTCGAGTCGCCGTTGCAGGCCGACGGCATGTTGGGTTGGAAGTACAACGCGGCGGCGGACGCGAGAATCGCGATCGATCCCGACAATCCGCCAGTCGGCGCTGCAGCCTTGCAGATGCAAAGCGGCGGCGGAGTCGCGTGGATTCGGAGCCAACCAATTCCACGTCCCAGCACTGGGCGACTTTTCGTGCGGGCGCAACTTCGCAGCAACAAGGCGCAGTTGTCGCCGCCGCTACGGATCTCGGTCGACGGCGAAGTGAATGGGCAAGACTACTACCAACCGCTATCGCTAGGCGCCGGACCTAATCCGGCGGTCGAAGCGAACTGGCGCATCTTTGAGCATGGCGTCTACGATTTGCCGTCTGATCTGGTCGACCTGAAAGTTGGGTTTGACTTGATGGGGGCCGGCGACGTTTCGATCGACGAAGTTCAGGTATTTGACGTCGGTTTTAGCGAAGGGGAAAAGCGAGAACTGCAAAAGCTGCGAACGCTCTCCGACGGCAAGTACCATCAAGGTCAATTTGCCGATTGCTACCGCATTCTGGACAGCTACTGGGTCCGGTTCCTGCAAGAACGCGTACCGATCGCGCCCGAATTGACCCAACAGCCGAAGTCGGTTGAGCGAACCGCGACCTTACCCGAACGCGCTGCCCCGGTTGAATCAAAAGAAGAATCCCGCTTCGATTGGCTCCGAAAATACACCCCCCGCTTCCCGCGGTTCTAAACAGGCGGCCGGTCCCAAAGAGGACCAACTTTCGGGACCAAGATTGTCCGTTGACAATGCGCACGGATCCGTGGTCGATTGCCGTGCAGCGAGAAGGAAAATAGGCTCCTATTTGCGCGCTTAGCATGGGGATGGTCGATCTCCCAGCAAAGCTCCGGCGCTCTTTGACAATTGACGTTTCGAAGCGTGCCGACGTTAGCGGTTCAATCCATAGTTGGGCTCGCTGTTCAAATTGCCCAGATTAACGCACGGGCTAGTTGGGCAATTTAGCAGAATATTTTCAACGCAGTCCGGTCCGGTCCAACCTTTAGATTTTGTAGGGTGCGTCAAGACGCACTAGGCCCTGCTGATCCGATCCAGAACCTTCCTCGCGTGGCAACGCAATGGCGCCTCGGTTGCGTTGCCACGCGAGTCGATTGGTTGCGGATTCGGCACTTCGAGGTGCGTCTTGACGCACCCTACCTAAATTAACGCCCAGGTAGTTTGGACAAGTTGAAAAAATCAGTCCGGTCCGGTCCAATGCTCTTCTTCCGCTTTCCCGTTTCCCCTTTTCTTCCTCACCCCGCGAGGGTGGTGAAGTAATAGCGGGTGATGTGATAGAAGACCGGCGCGGCGAAGCAGATCGCGTCGATCCGGTCCAAGACGCCTGCATGACCTTCGACCAACGTTCCGTAATCCCGAACGCCGCGGTCTCGTTTGATGGCGCTCATGGTCATGGTGCCGGCGGCGCCCATCACGGCGATGACGATTGACATCAGCGCTGATTGCCAGGAGTTAAACGGCGTTGCGCCGGTCAGCGACAACGCGGCGCCGATGATCGCGGTGACGCCGGTGCCGGCGAAGAATCCTTCCCAGGTCCGGCTGGCGTTGATCGACGGCGCGATCACGTTCCGGCCAATCAACTTGCCGCACACAAACTGCAGCAGGTCGCTGAGTTGGGCGATAAGGATGAAGAAGAAGAGTAAACCGGCTGAGGTGGTGTAGTCCGAATTTTTCCAATTCTCGAGATAAAGCAGCGCCGGCGCGTAGCTTAAAGCGTAGACGCAGATGTAGAGCCCGACTTGGATTTTGGCGACCCGTTCCAAGAAGCGTTTATAGTCGCCAGCGATTGCGATGCGGGCCGAGACAAACAAGAAGCCGTAGACCGGAATCAAAATACTGAACAGTTCGTAGTGCGCCGATCCCAATCCGACCAGCACGTATTGGGCCGGCGTCAGGACGAAGAAGACCCAAAACAAGGTCCGATGGTCGCCGAGTCGAGTCGGCGTCAGCGTGATAAATTCACGCATTGCCCAAAACGAAATCAGGCCGAACAATATGACCGTTGCGATCGGTGTGGGGATCAAAAAAGTGACCGCCAAAATCGCGGTCATCAGCCACCACG
The nucleotide sequence above comes from Blastopirellula sp. J2-11. Encoded proteins:
- a CDS encoding carbon storage regulator; the protein is MLVLTRKPGETIRIGDDIVVTISQLKGGRVRIGIDAPPEMGIRRGELELRDEKDEMPAAIPFYSHVGSHHEKSYVG
- a CDS encoding GrpB family protein; its protein translation is MSQLVLYAYDPRWPQAFEQMKSSLRFAAEGLISTVEHVGGTAIPLAPARDGVVDLLVGVDNADHLAEVAPYIEGLRFTAVETRLAEEGVLAEYRRRRFGGTPAYRLLLTPASGDFWRTAVQFRDAIAHCGGSTERYAQLKRRLAIQGVDGAQYELSKLVFFRHIEEQQSGGDREA
- a CDS encoding family 10 glycosylhydrolase, with product MAFSPGQGGPTARRARQNCTRHVYCYAHILFAWSLLCLGNFAAAQTVGDPVQLDLRIAWGGGPVQSWSGDVRISSGKIALKRLLGMEADEARSVREIDGAIQIQHRTERVYDGFDIAVTAPITAQLQIDIHPQSAAQPPQAIVIPLQTLLDRSHSATLDQQGTQLLVRRSPGDALRVVMDRKNLIFAPGETFSVRYQANQPQLSFGSKLRLDLRLSHARKTDAIWTHSEPYTSDRSGGIDLKTTYAVPLPKEEGVYELTATLVEDRLTNLVFSAKPLLERRVQLVVIDPQKAAAAEDGPLRTIVDIDPASPGWWLRMSRLSQYNPWRRQRPTELFNQPPTTRTHLDRKWTELTVDGWHAFPLAIEKVGQPHVLEIEYPSDVAQSLGISIIEPNAGGSISPLGVDAGLENRGLVGGETAELKTHRLVFWPKSATPLVVLTNRRETGEAVFGRIRVLAGQAAVAPTKNKPLADGRLAIAHYEKPLFGSSFSATQDVNPVSQRSLDDWVTFYEGGDRLIQYLQHAGYNGASISVLSEGSALFPSEQIRTNPKYDKGAYFLDGRDPVQKDVLEMLLRQFDRAGMTLFPAIEFNAPLESLEKLRESLGDERLDLVDDQGRAAMDVSSAGGQGAYYNPLQPEVRTAMEQLIEELVGRYGHHPSFGGLTLQLNANGYAQLPGAKWGMDRATVTRFLQETRIANSIEELGQRPSTAILAQHRQAWLAWRAEQMSQFYEAAAQIVRRKKPAGLLMLDTAGSFRGYDWNDRLAPSLPRNMTLDGALLEAGVSRQQLQASDAIALLRTGYVRPEGEPANQGAYEMINASQEEAAYSQHVNRGVLEFHVPATMRLAKLDEANPFGGADNFSWIAAEFVGVGRQTRRPLIEALVDVDPAILLRGGWSVPLGEEAVVRDVLQILTALPRERFDDIAWSTTSAVQPVVARRLVKNGVTYCYFANASPWPITLNMTVRNTTAAAAAPLGEPSAESVALAAGDAVWSLTLPAYGLDAFSIDTPGTLFESAEVLLPPALLAALDQSNKEFSLRLRSLRSVPPLAVLKNPGFESPLQADGMLGWKYNAAADARIAIDPDNPPVGAAALQMQSGGGVAWIRSQPIPRPSTGRLFVRAQLRSNKAQLSPPLRISVDGEVNGQDYYQPLSLGAGPNPAVEANWRIFEHGVYDLPSDLVDLKVGFDLMGAGDVSIDEVQVFDVGFSEGEKRELQKLRTLSDGKYHQGQFADCYRILDSYWVRFLQERVPIAPELTQQPKSVERTATLPERAAPVESKEESRFDWLRKYTPRFPRF
- a CDS encoding phosphatidate cytidylyltransferase, whose product is MTLFAYIFTLIAQSQSVHLLDGPTGVLLGVVIGCLLIATAAGQVLKRQPDSSVNPAIVQAFIHRVRAWWLMTAILAVTFLIPTPIATVILFGLISFWAMREFITLTPTRLGDHRTLFWVFFVLTPAQYVLVGLGSAHYELFSILIPVYGFLFVSARIAIAGDYKRFLERVAKIQVGLYICVYALSYAPALLYLENWKNSDYTTSAGLLFFFILIAQLSDLLQFVCGKLIGRNVIAPSINASRTWEGFFAGTGVTAIIGAALSLTGATPFNSWQSALMSIVIAVMGAAGTMTMSAIKRDRGVRDYGTLVEGHAGVLDRIDAICFAAPVFYHITRYYFTTLAG